One genomic region from Kamptonema formosum PCC 6407 encodes:
- a CDS encoding type II toxin-antitoxin system VapC family toxin, translated as MESLLDTHVFLWYLLGDPNLSSKAKEAIDTKTDLYFSIASLWEISIKINVGKLQLNRSFEYLPKELQYINAQILPITSKDTEIYALLPLHHRDPFDRILIAQAMNHSLVLISRDEAFDAYPIQRVW; from the coding sequence ATGGAATCCCTTTTAGATACTCATGTCTTTCTGTGGTATTTGCTTGGCGATCCGAATCTAAGTAGTAAAGCAAAAGAAGCGATCGATACTAAAACAGATTTGTATTTTAGTATTGCCAGCCTTTGGGAAATATCCATTAAAATCAATGTTGGTAAGCTTCAACTAAATCGGTCATTTGAATACCTGCCAAAGGAATTGCAATACATTAACGCTCAAATTCTACCAATTACATCTAAAGATACTGAGATTTACGCACTTCTTCCTCTCCATCACCGAGATCCTTTCGATCGCATTCTGATAGCACAGGCGATGAATCATTCGCTGGTTTTGATTAGTCGCGATGAGGCTTTTGATGCTTATCCAATTCAGCGGGTTTGGTGA
- the ribE gene encoding riboflavin synthase, whose amino-acid sequence MFTGLIQGLGTLEAMSGDRLQVSCVSGNTDAILRDLAIGDSVAIDGVCLTAVEILSQGFVAIASPETLSRSTLGLKPNACVNIETSLRAGSKLGGHFVTGHVDGIGSLVESAATANAWEMRFTAPPAAASVWQRQIAPYIVPKGSIAVNGISLTVADCDAVGNWFEVAVIPHSYSETNLRDLKPGSWVNIEADILGKYVAKFIRSNSMLSSDSSSGWEETAVSSMGEITPDFLAEHGFI is encoded by the coding sequence GTGTTTACAGGATTAATTCAGGGATTGGGAACGCTTGAGGCTATGTCTGGCGATCGCTTGCAAGTGTCCTGTGTGTCGGGCAATACAGACGCGATTTTGCGGGATTTGGCCATTGGGGATAGCGTGGCGATCGATGGCGTATGTCTGACGGCGGTGGAAATTTTGTCTCAAGGCTTTGTCGCGATCGCCTCCCCAGAAACCCTCAGCCGCAGCACTCTCGGCCTCAAACCCAACGCCTGCGTTAATATTGAAACCTCTCTCCGCGCCGGCAGCAAACTCGGCGGTCATTTCGTTACAGGCCATGTAGACGGGATCGGCAGTTTAGTCGAGTCAGCGGCCACTGCAAATGCTTGGGAAATGCGGTTTACAGCGCCGCCAGCAGCAGCCTCAGTTTGGCAGCGTCAAATTGCACCCTACATCGTTCCCAAAGGCAGTATCGCCGTCAACGGCATCAGCTTAACTGTGGCAGATTGCGATGCAGTCGGCAACTGGTTTGAAGTGGCTGTAATTCCCCATAGTTATAGTGAAACTAATCTGCGGGATTTGAAACCGGGGAGTTGGGTAAATATTGAAGCAGATATTTTGGGTAAATATGTAGCGAAATTCATTCGTAGTAACTCTATGTTATCTTCTGATTCTAGTTCTGGATGGGAAGAAACTGCTGTTAGCAGTATGGGAGAAATTACGCCAGATTTTTTAGCAGAACACGGTTTTATTTAG
- a CDS encoding bifunctional nuclease family protein, whose amino-acid sequence MIEMKVAGIALDAATRSPIVLLRDATERRALPIYIGQEQAKAIISALESQKPPRPLTHDLLVNFLEAWNLTLERVVIHSLQDNTFYAVLIVRSGEVKKEIDARPSDAIALALRTNSPIWVMEEVIADASIPVDRDADEAERRAFREFISNLRPEDLIQRGGSIGGEFS is encoded by the coding sequence ATGATTGAAATGAAAGTCGCAGGAATTGCCTTGGATGCAGCCACGCGCAGTCCTATTGTCCTGTTGAGAGACGCTACGGAGCGGCGGGCCTTGCCTATTTATATCGGTCAGGAGCAGGCAAAGGCAATAATTAGCGCTCTGGAAAGCCAAAAGCCTCCTCGGCCGCTTACTCACGATCTCCTGGTCAACTTCCTAGAGGCGTGGAATCTGACTCTGGAGCGAGTAGTAATTCACTCCCTGCAAGATAACACCTTCTATGCCGTCCTGATCGTCCGCTCTGGAGAAGTCAAAAAAGAGATTGATGCTCGCCCTAGCGATGCGATCGCCCTCGCACTTCGCACCAATAGCCCCATTTGGGTAATGGAAGAAGTGATCGCCGATGCCTCTATCCCCGTGGATCGAGACGCTGACGAAGCCGAACGCAGAGCTTTCCGAGAATTTATCTCCAACCTCCGCCCGGAGGATTTAATTCAAAGAGGAGGATCGATCGGCGGAGAATTTTCCTAA
- a CDS encoding aldo/keto reductase, translating into MRYRRFGKTNLHLSVFSLGTMRYLASEEIAIATVERAVSMGINHLETAQGYGKSEEYLGAAIRAGLPRQRDRLHITTKISPTSNTDTMERSIDESLKRLNLDYLDCLAIHGINTWEHLDWVHTFLPTLKAAVTDGRVRHIGFSTHGPLELILAAINTDYFEFVNLHYYYFFQRNGPAIELASEKDMGVFIISPADKGGRLYTPPASLKELCLPFSPLELNYRFLLSEPRITTLSVGPANPNELELPLNCCDRDYPLTSAEIAIFDRLETQFAASLGTDKCSQCFACLPCPENINIPEILRLRNLAVAYNMIDFGKYRYGMFENAGHWFPGVKGNRCTDCGECLPRCPENLDIPALLKDTHQRLSGTSGRRLWD; encoded by the coding sequence ATGCGTTATCGAAGGTTTGGGAAAACAAATCTGCACTTATCTGTTTTTTCTCTAGGCACAATGCGCTATCTGGCTTCTGAGGAAATTGCTATAGCCACTGTCGAGCGTGCAGTCTCTATGGGAATTAATCACCTAGAAACAGCTCAGGGTTATGGAAAAAGTGAGGAATATCTCGGTGCGGCTATTCGTGCGGGATTACCAAGACAACGCGATCGCCTTCACATTACCACGAAAATTTCCCCCACTTCCAATACCGATACAATGGAGCGCTCTATCGATGAATCTCTAAAACGATTAAATCTAGATTATCTCGACTGTTTAGCAATTCACGGCATCAATACTTGGGAACATTTAGACTGGGTACATACTTTTCTACCAACTCTTAAAGCTGCTGTCACTGATGGCCGAGTGCGGCACATCGGGTTTTCTACTCATGGCCCTTTAGAGTTAATTCTAGCTGCCATCAATACAGATTATTTTGAATTCGTTAATCTACATTATTACTATTTTTTTCAGCGGAATGGGCCCGCGATCGAGTTAGCCTCGGAAAAAGATATGGGCGTGTTCATTATTTCTCCTGCTGATAAAGGAGGCCGACTTTACACCCCACCCGCAAGCCTTAAAGAATTATGTTTGCCCTTTTCCCCACTAGAATTAAACTATAGGTTTTTATTAAGCGAGCCTCGGATTACGACCCTCAGTGTTGGGCCAGCTAACCCAAATGAATTAGAATTACCTCTGAACTGCTGCGATCGCGATTATCCCCTAACATCCGCAGAAATTGCCATCTTCGATCGTTTAGAAACTCAATTCGCAGCCAGTTTAGGAACAGATAAATGCAGTCAGTGTTTCGCTTGCTTACCCTGTCCAGAAAATATTAATATTCCTGAAATATTACGTTTGCGTAATCTCGCTGTTGCCTATAATATGATAGACTTTGGTAAATACCGTTATGGAATGTTTGAAAATGCCGGACATTGGTTCCCAGGTGTTAAGGGAAATCGATGTACAGATTGCGGCGAATGTCTGCCTCGATGTCCAGAAAATCTAGATATTCCAGCTTTATTAAAGGATACTCATCAACGGCTATCTGGTACTAGCGGCCGTCGGCTTTGGGATTAA
- a CDS encoding pentapeptide repeat-containing protein, whose amino-acid sequence MTDITTEYLLSSYAAGNRHFRRANLSGIDLSGANLPGICFDCSNLSGANLSGANLSGASLIDSNLHEVNLESANLSGADLSLIWSHHANWRRVYLDGANLQNAYLKSVDLEGATFRGAQLNRITFSECNMRNINLEGAIWNDSNGGGIWNVDLTGAIRFDPDDIAGNNIILPDGEFLKDAWEFIKRNGKLDRPRRLNQPSDFD is encoded by the coding sequence ATGACTGATATAACTACCGAGTATTTGCTAAGTAGCTATGCTGCCGGAAACAGACATTTTAGGAGGGCTAACTTGAGCGGTATCGATTTGAGCGGAGCTAACTTACCTGGAATCTGCTTCGATTGTAGTAATTTGAGTGGAGCTAATTTGAGCGGAGCTAATTTGAGCGGAGCTAGTTTGATAGACAGCAACCTTCACGAAGTTAACTTGGAAAGCGCTAATTTATCTGGTGCCGATTTGTCTCTTATTTGGTCTCACCATGCCAACTGGAGGAGAGTGTATTTGGATGGTGCTAACCTGCAAAATGCTTACTTAAAATCTGTCGATTTGGAAGGAGCTACTTTCCGAGGCGCTCAACTAAATCGCATAACTTTTTCCGAGTGTAACATGAGAAATATTAATCTGGAGGGAGCGATATGGAATGATTCTAACGGTGGGGGTATATGGAATGTTGATTTGACGGGAGCCATCCGTTTCGATCCAGACGATATTGCTGGAAACAATATCATCCTTCCTGATGGAGAGTTCCTCAAAGATGCTTGGGAGTTCATTAAGCGAAACGGAAAGTTAGATCGTCCCCGACGGCTCAACCAGCCATCGGATTTTGATTAG
- a CDS encoding pentapeptide repeat-containing protein, translating into MLKSLSYLQLKIWLSFLFSQSDKRGISQTDLQETKFHSAKLSGCKFSGSKVLGTSFGYANLTDADFRNANEISNNIGLEFGKANLTRTNFFGINSRDLDQAIFNAIEDAYFKDTVMPDGTIRNENCTER; encoded by the coding sequence ATGCTCAAATCCTTGAGCTATTTACAGTTGAAAATTTGGCTCTCATTTTTATTTTCCCAGAGTGACAAAAGAGGGATTAGTCAAACCGACTTGCAAGAGACTAAGTTCCACAGTGCCAAATTGAGTGGGTGTAAATTTAGTGGATCGAAAGTACTGGGAACTTCTTTTGGATATGCTAACTTAACTGATGCTGATTTCAGAAATGCTAATGAAATTTCCAATAATATTGGTTTAGAATTTGGCAAAGCAAACTTAACTCGAACTAACTTCTTTGGTATCAATAGTCGGGATCTCGATCAAGCTATTTTTAACGCTATCGAGGATGCCTACTTTAAAGATACCGTCATGCCAGATGGAACGATCCGAAACGAAAATTGCACGGAGCGATGA
- a CDS encoding extracellular solute-binding protein — protein MKRRSLLLGASALTLSQLAGGCGTQTALKVRSLKNSVPAQVVAQFRKQLQPSPLLQIVPQTQLQELFALLQTWKSKTSAQNQGKEQEKADLVMIGDYWLAKAIQQKLIQPLDPAKLTNWSQLPPAWQTLVRRNDSGIADEKGKIWAAPYRWGTTVIVYRIDKFKSLGLKPPTDWSDLWREELRDRISLLDNPREVIGLTLKKLGKSYNTRDLNKVANLKEELSNLHRQTKLYSSNSYLQPLVLGDTWAAVGWSGDVLRLMQNQKEIGAVVPISGTSMWVDLWVQPVSNQSSNLSLVEQWIDFCWQPQIATQMSLLTQASSPVIISMKREDLPEQLRINRLLLPESEVISKSEFLFPLPDVAIEQYRSLWQEVRNIKNS, from the coding sequence GTGAAACGAAGGTCTTTGCTATTGGGGGCTAGCGCCCTAACTCTGAGCCAATTAGCGGGGGGATGTGGAACCCAGACGGCCCTAAAAGTGCGATCGCTGAAAAATTCTGTTCCCGCACAAGTTGTCGCTCAATTTCGCAAGCAACTGCAACCATCACCGCTTTTACAGATTGTGCCACAAACGCAGTTACAAGAATTATTTGCTCTATTGCAAACTTGGAAGAGCAAAACTTCAGCACAAAATCAGGGTAAGGAACAGGAAAAAGCCGACTTAGTAATGATTGGTGATTACTGGTTAGCGAAGGCAATTCAACAAAAATTAATTCAACCTCTTGACCCCGCAAAGCTTACAAACTGGTCGCAATTACCTCCTGCTTGGCAAACATTAGTAAGGCGTAATGACTCTGGTATTGCGGATGAAAAAGGCAAAATTTGGGCTGCACCCTACCGCTGGGGTACTACAGTTATAGTATATCGAATTGACAAATTTAAGTCCTTGGGTTTGAAACCTCCTACAGACTGGAGCGATCTCTGGCGGGAAGAATTGCGCGATCGCATTTCTTTGCTGGATAATCCTAGAGAAGTTATTGGGTTGACTTTAAAGAAACTTGGTAAATCCTACAATACGCGCGATCTTAATAAAGTAGCGAACCTCAAAGAAGAATTGAGCAACTTACATCGACAAACTAAACTGTATAGTTCTAATTCTTACCTACAACCTCTAGTTTTAGGAGATACTTGGGCTGCGGTTGGTTGGTCTGGGGATGTATTGCGGCTAATGCAGAATCAGAAAGAAATTGGGGCAGTAGTTCCAATTTCTGGAACATCAATGTGGGTAGATTTGTGGGTACAACCGGTATCTAATCAATCATCAAATTTATCGTTAGTAGAACAATGGATCGATTTTTGTTGGCAGCCACAAATAGCTACTCAAATGTCTCTGCTAACTCAAGCTAGCTCTCCTGTTATTATTAGCATGAAGCGTGAAGATTTGCCCGAACAACTTCGTATTAATCGTTTACTTTTGCCGGAATCAGAGGTTATTTCTAAAAGTGAATTTCTTTTTCCTCTCCCGGATGTAGCTATTGAGCAATATCGCTCGTTGTGGCAAGAAGTCAGAAATATTAAGAATAGTTAG
- a CDS encoding NIL domain-containing protein — protein sequence MLVENNNNNLESESINAFHKATASDIPKSVEGDIRPTQTRIRMRVPKEYHQEPVISRLISQYGLTVNVNAALLGVKSSDDGWFDLELHGTASQIESALIYLNDLDVEIWSDSADPDRESW from the coding sequence ATGTTAGTTGAAAACAATAACAACAACTTGGAAAGTGAATCAATTAATGCTTTTCATAAGGCGACGGCATCAGATATTCCCAAGAGCGTTGAAGGAGATATTAGACCTACTCAAACCCGGATTCGGATGCGGGTTCCCAAAGAATACCATCAAGAACCTGTGATTTCTCGCTTGATTTCTCAATATGGCTTGACGGTAAATGTTAATGCAGCTTTATTGGGAGTTAAATCTTCTGATGATGGTTGGTTTGATTTGGAACTGCACGGTACTGCTAGTCAGATTGAAAGTGCTTTGATTTATCTGAATGATTTGGATGTAGAAATTTGGAGCGATTCGGCCGATCCCGATCGAGAAAGTTGGTAG
- the cysW gene encoding sulfate ABC transporter permease subunit CysW codes for MTIDLNPSAKYNVPPANSRFQNKEKTWVKGLLIGVAVLYLSLVLFIPALNVFVQAFSKGVGPFMSNLTAPEFLHAAKLTLFIAIIVVPINTIFGLCAAWVIARNKFPGRTLLISILDIPFAISPVVAGLMIVLLYGRNGWFGSFLEAANIKIIFAFPGMVLATAFVTLPFVAREVIPVLEEAGTDQEEAAKTLGANDWQIFWRVTIPNIRWGLLYGLILTNARAMGEFGAISVVSGNIAKKTQTLPLFVEESYKQYATQSAYSAAVILAFLAVVTLVLKEILERKTRIKEVE; via the coding sequence ATGACGATTGATCTAAATCCATCTGCTAAATACAATGTACCTCCCGCTAATTCTCGCTTCCAAAACAAGGAGAAAACCTGGGTAAAGGGACTTTTAATTGGGGTAGCAGTCCTGTATTTATCTCTTGTACTTTTCATCCCTGCTCTCAATGTTTTTGTCCAAGCTTTTAGTAAGGGAGTTGGCCCTTTCATGTCCAACTTGACTGCTCCAGAATTTCTCCATGCAGCCAAACTTACCTTATTTATTGCTATAATTGTAGTGCCGATCAATACAATTTTTGGCTTGTGTGCTGCCTGGGTAATTGCTAGAAATAAATTTCCTGGGCGCACGCTTTTAATCAGCATCTTAGACATACCTTTTGCAATTTCACCTGTTGTTGCTGGTTTAATGATCGTGTTACTATATGGGCGCAATGGGTGGTTTGGATCGTTCTTGGAAGCAGCCAATATTAAGATTATTTTTGCTTTTCCGGGGATGGTGCTGGCTACTGCTTTTGTGACTCTGCCTTTTGTGGCTCGCGAAGTAATTCCGGTTCTGGAAGAAGCTGGTACTGACCAAGAAGAAGCGGCTAAAACTTTGGGCGCAAATGATTGGCAAATTTTCTGGCGAGTCACGATTCCCAATATTCGCTGGGGCTTACTTTATGGCTTAATTTTGACAAATGCAAGAGCAATGGGAGAATTTGGTGCTATCTCTGTAGTATCGGGAAATATTGCTAAAAAAACGCAAACTTTACCGCTATTTGTAGAAGAATCTTACAAGCAGTATGCGACGCAATCGGCTTATTCTGCTGCGGTTATTCTCGCTTTTTTAGCAGTTGTAACTCTTGTACTTAAGGAAATATTAGAGCGCAAAACTAGGATTAAGGAAGTTGAATAA
- the cysT gene encoding sulfate ABC transporter permease subunit CysT, whose product MVSLPTQKPKSQLQNLAAKITWPWRITLGYLSLMLLLPVAALLAKASTANPAEFWRIATSPIALSAYDVTFFTSLVAAIINGVFGTLIAWVLVRYDFPLKRFIDAAVDLPFALPTSVAGLTIATVYSNNGWIGSLFAPFGIKIAFTRLGVGVAMIFISLPFVVRTVQPVLSEMEKDIEEAAWCLGASQWQTFWRVILPPLLPAILTGVALGFSRAVGEYGSTVIVASNMPFKDLIAPVLIFQRLEQYDYAGATVIGVVLLAISLVMLLAINILQAWGSRYDD is encoded by the coding sequence ATGGTATCGCTTCCTACCCAAAAACCTAAATCTCAACTCCAAAATCTAGCAGCTAAAATTACTTGGCCTTGGCGAATAACCCTCGGCTATCTTTCTTTAATGCTACTTTTACCAGTAGCGGCATTGCTAGCAAAGGCGAGTACAGCTAACCCAGCCGAATTCTGGAGAATTGCCACCAGTCCGATTGCTCTCTCTGCTTATGATGTCACCTTTTTTACATCATTAGTTGCAGCGATCATTAATGGCGTTTTCGGAACATTAATTGCCTGGGTTTTAGTCAGATATGATTTTCCACTCAAGCGGTTTATAGATGCCGCCGTCGATCTACCTTTTGCACTGCCTACATCTGTGGCCGGGTTGACGATCGCCACAGTTTATAGCAATAATGGCTGGATTGGTTCATTGTTTGCACCCTTTGGTATCAAGATTGCATTTACTCGTCTTGGCGTAGGTGTGGCAATGATTTTTATTTCCTTACCCTTTGTAGTGCGAACAGTACAACCAGTTTTGAGCGAGATGGAAAAAGACATTGAGGAAGCAGCTTGGTGTTTAGGCGCTTCTCAGTGGCAGACATTTTGGCGAGTGATTTTACCACCATTATTGCCAGCCATTTTAACTGGAGTAGCGTTAGGATTTTCTAGGGCAGTTGGCGAGTATGGCTCGACTGTAATCGTTGCTTCTAATATGCCATTTAAAGATTTGATCGCACCAGTGCTAATTTTCCAGAGGTTGGAACAGTATGACTATGCGGGTGCAACTGTAATTGGCGTTGTGCTGTTAGCAATTTCATTGGTGATGTTATTGGCAATTAATATTTTACAAGCCTGGGGTAGTCGCTATGACGATTGA
- a CDS encoding sulfate ABC transporter substrate-binding protein — protein MSQWQRLTQLGRLYQQRLASITLFRNSLKSFASLFILGLSLSVAIASCSPSSSNNTASSSSGTNVTAAGQGNVELTLVSFAVTKAAHETIIPKFVEKWKQEHNQTVSFNQSYGGSGSQTRAVIDGLEADIVHLALALDTSKIQKAGLIEPGWEKESPNDGIVSKSVAALVTREGNPKGIKTWEDLGKEGVQLITADPKTSGVARWNFLALWGAVTKTGGDEAKAQEFVTKVYKNVPILTKDAREASDVFFKQGQGDVLINYENEMVLAAQKGEKVPYIVPDTNVSIDNPIAVVDKNVDKHGTREVAEAFVKFLYTPEAQREFAKAGFRPVDASVAQDKEFVEKYPPVKNLFTVQDLGGWGEIDQKFFADGTIFDKIQADIRK, from the coding sequence ATGAGTCAGTGGCAACGCCTCACTCAGCTAGGGCGCTTGTATCAACAGCGCCTAGCCAGCATAACTCTATTTAGGAATTCCCTAAAAAGCTTCGCATCACTCTTTATATTAGGGCTGAGTTTGAGTGTGGCGATCGCCTCTTGCTCTCCCAGTAGTAGCAACAACACAGCATCTAGCTCCAGCGGCACCAACGTAACTGCCGCCGGTCAAGGTAACGTAGAACTCACCCTCGTTTCCTTCGCCGTCACCAAAGCTGCCCACGAAACAATTATTCCTAAATTCGTAGAAAAGTGGAAACAAGAACACAATCAAACTGTCAGCTTCAATCAAAGTTATGGCGGCTCCGGCTCCCAAACTCGCGCCGTAATTGACGGCCTAGAAGCAGATATCGTCCACCTCGCTCTCGCCCTTGACACCAGTAAAATTCAGAAAGCTGGACTAATTGAACCAGGTTGGGAAAAAGAATCACCTAATGATGGCATAGTCAGCAAATCCGTAGCAGCATTAGTCACCCGCGAAGGCAATCCCAAAGGGATTAAAACATGGGAAGATTTAGGTAAAGAGGGAGTTCAACTAATCACGGCCGATCCTAAAACCTCTGGGGTTGCTCGCTGGAATTTTCTAGCTTTATGGGGTGCTGTCACCAAAACTGGCGGCGATGAAGCCAAAGCTCAAGAATTTGTTACCAAGGTTTACAAAAACGTTCCCATACTCACAAAAGATGCCCGCGAAGCTAGCGACGTATTTTTCAAACAAGGTCAGGGCGATGTGCTGATCAACTATGAAAATGAGATGGTATTAGCTGCTCAGAAAGGTGAAAAAGTGCCTTATATTGTTCCTGATACCAATGTCTCCATCGACAATCCGATCGCAGTTGTTGATAAAAATGTTGATAAGCACGGCACGCGCGAAGTTGCTGAAGCATTTGTTAAGTTTCTGTACACTCCAGAAGCTCAGCGAGAATTTGCTAAAGCAGGCTTCCGCCCAGTAGACGCTAGTGTAGCTCAAGACAAAGAATTTGTCGAGAAATATCCGCCAGTCAAAAACTTATTTACAGTTCAAGATTTGGGAGGTTGGGGAGAAATCGATCAAAAATTCTTTGCTGATGGCACTATTTTTGACAAAATCCAGGCTGACATCAGGAAATAA
- a CDS encoding WD40 repeat domain-containing protein yields MSLPRPVSDTLVDLLKPIAQSLGDRLGATVTSQSFSEGSLGVQALRHQVKKDRRWIQAQIQFLQRQERREQELKEITSVEKARANELREEELRDRREISRLCRELMRELQAEAIKIKLSEIQVIWDRDTWFSNLSRQETEQILQQQQHRLLLLVSPAKISKDCPDSFRHNLNIELPAKLRSFLSQYYPQHSETCPVQFYGDYFKQPISDIDVERLQTILGPVPTAILYSDISDYEVNFHVGFWGMVNQTVSLVSIQPWNWEKVYEQLGIDGTDEKVCLRIIRQIIVSIHKLLAGFLADLYYLSIDFNYEPQLYDLKSEFVQEWFDQEWVEPYIESLKVIQRQQRAACEVELRRLADRENRAKLQRDILGEAERKRREQAEAEYKRQEQVASKKIKTKTWQCVCTLPGHSSFVNSIAISPDGLILASGSWDRTIKLWNLETGELTTTLTGHSDRVNSVAISSDGELLVSGSSDETIKLWNLHSGELLGTLPGHSIGVNSVAISPDGQLVASCGGSDYTIKLWHLDSGELLRTLTGHLDDVNAVVFSPDGQVLASGSSDATSKVWDVETGELQRTLSGLNLGVNSIAISPDGQTLVSVRNDYTIKLRNLPTGRLMRILSNNQRKGNDVGNSSRGNAPHILRNYVGRGNSVAISPDGLTLASGSDDNTIKIWNVATGQLMNTLTGHSGTVYSVAIARDGKLLVSGSGDETIKIWRCD; encoded by the coding sequence ATGTCTTTACCCCGCCCCGTCTCAGATACCCTAGTTGACCTGCTGAAGCCGATCGCACAGAGTTTGGGAGATCGATTGGGAGCAACCGTCACCAGTCAGTCTTTTTCTGAAGGGTCATTAGGAGTTCAGGCCCTTCGTCATCAAGTCAAAAAAGATCGGCGTTGGATTCAAGCGCAAATTCAATTTCTACAGCGGCAAGAACGTCGGGAACAAGAATTAAAAGAGATTACAAGCGTAGAAAAAGCACGCGCTAACGAGTTAAGAGAAGAAGAATTAAGAGATCGGCGAGAAATTAGTAGATTATGCCGCGAACTGATGCGGGAATTACAGGCAGAAGCAATTAAAATCAAGCTGAGTGAGATTCAAGTTATTTGGGATCGAGACACTTGGTTTTCTAATTTAAGCAGACAAGAAACAGAGCAAATTTTGCAGCAGCAACAGCACCGATTATTGCTGTTAGTTTCTCCAGCTAAAATCAGCAAAGATTGCCCAGATTCTTTCCGGCATAACTTGAATATCGAGTTACCCGCTAAGTTGAGATCGTTTTTGAGCCAGTATTATCCTCAACATAGCGAAACTTGTCCAGTTCAGTTTTACGGCGACTATTTCAAACAGCCAATTTCTGATATTGATGTGGAGCGGTTGCAGACAATTTTAGGCCCAGTGCCGACGGCGATTCTTTATAGCGATATCAGCGACTATGAAGTGAATTTTCATGTTGGTTTTTGGGGAATGGTAAATCAAACTGTTTCCTTAGTATCGATTCAGCCTTGGAACTGGGAAAAAGTTTACGAACAGTTGGGAATAGATGGTACTGACGAAAAAGTATGTCTGCGAATTATTAGGCAAATAATTGTTTCAATACATAAGTTATTAGCAGGATTTTTAGCAGATTTATATTACCTCAGTATTGATTTCAACTATGAACCACAACTTTACGATTTAAAATCTGAATTTGTTCAAGAATGGTTCGATCAAGAATGGGTTGAACCTTATATTGAAAGTCTGAAAGTGATTCAGCGACAGCAAAGAGCCGCTTGTGAAGTAGAGTTGCGACGGCTGGCAGATCGGGAAAATAGGGCTAAGCTTCAGCGCGATATTTTAGGAGAAGCGGAGCGCAAGCGCAGAGAACAAGCTGAGGCTGAGTATAAGCGCCAAGAACAAGTAGCATCTAAAAAAATTAAAACTAAAACATGGCAATGCGTTTGCACTTTGCCTGGACATTCATCTTTTGTAAATTCAATTGCTATTAGTCCAGATGGGCTGATTCTTGCTAGTGGGAGTTGGGACAGAACTATTAAGCTCTGGAACTTAGAAACGGGGGAGTTAACAACCACTTTAACTGGGCATTCCGATCGGGTAAATTCGGTAGCTATTAGCTCTGATGGAGAGCTTCTTGTTAGTGGTAGTTCTGATGAGACTATTAAACTTTGGAATCTCCATAGCGGTGAGTTACTTGGCACTCTCCCTGGCCATTCTATTGGGGTTAATTCTGTTGCTATTAGCCCCGATGGGCAGCTCGTAGCTAGCTGCGGCGGTAGTGACTATACAATTAAGCTTTGGCATTTAGACAGTGGCGAATTGCTGCGGACTTTGACGGGGCATTTAGATGATGTGAATGCGGTGGTTTTTAGCCCTGATGGTCAAGTTTTGGCGAGCGGAAGTTCTGATGCGACGAGCAAGGTTTGGGATGTGGAAACTGGAGAGTTACAGCGTACTCTTTCTGGTTTGAATTTGGGGGTGAATTCTATTGCGATTAGTCCTGATGGACAAACGCTTGTGAGTGTGAGAAATGATTACACGATTAAGCTGCGGAATTTGCCGACGGGCAGGCTGATGCGAATTCTCAGTAATAATCAACGTAAAGGTAATGATGTTGGCAATTCTAGCAGGGGTAATGCGCCACACATTTTGAGAAATTATGTAGGTAGAGGTAATTCGGTGGCGATTAGTCCTGATGGGTTGACTCTGGCTAGCGGCAGTGATGATAATACGATTAAGATTTGGAATGTGGCGACTGGGCAACTGATGAATACTCTGACGGGACATTCGGGGACGGTTTATTCGGTGGCGATCGCACGGGATGGTAAGCTGCTCGTCAGTGGTAGCGGTGATGAGACGATTAAGATTTGGCGCTGCGATTAA